From the Bos javanicus breed banteng chromosome 7, ARS-OSU_banteng_1.0, whole genome shotgun sequence genome, the window CCCAAGGTTGTGCACAACTGGGCTCTAGGTGAAGGCACCTGATGAGAAACACTCCTGGGAACAAAAAACCTTTCACAGATTTATGCCCTGCTGTAATCTTCAGTAATTCCAAGCAGAAATCACTGCTTATTGGGTTGGAGGGGAAATGAGGAATCCCTCACTTGCGGAATCCCTGTCCTAGATAAGAGGGTGCCCTTCAACACACTGAACAGTTTGTCAAGGCCTAGGTGTGGGCTCTCCGGCCTTGAGCTCACTCCTTCACCACCCTTTTCTTCTACTCAGCTTAACTGCCAGCACTTTGGTACTTGTCAACAAAGGTAACAATTTATTTCTGGCTGGTCCATAGCTGCCACTACCTTCCCAGAGGTACAACCTGAGGGCTTACAAGATCCAAGGAAAGCTAGATGGCTACCTTAGCCATTGCCTTTGGTTACTTTCACCTTGAGAGAGTAAGGGTTTTTTGAGGAAGCCAGCTTTGTGCATGGCGTCTAGGAGGCTGAAATTGGGCTCTGTCTGCAATAACACCTAGATGGGTTAATTTCAGACAGTAAGTGATACCCTGATTTCATGGTTGGTGGCAGCAGTCACAATTAGGTAAAAGGTCACAGAAACCGACCTGGCTCAGATGaagagtgttcttgcctggagaatcccagggaaggcggagcctggtgggctgccatctatggggtcgtagagtctgatacgactgaagcgccttagcagtagcagcagagggtCACTTAAGATCCAGACCTGGGGGTTGACTGCCAGTTTAAGTTTCTGCAAGTACCACCAAGCCTTCTGGAAGTAACCAGGTGGCTGCATCGTGAGGAACAAGGACTCACAAGACCATACAAGGGACTTGGAGCCTCGCTGAGGTCTCTAACCTCACTTCTTTCACCTCTTCTTAAGGGAGCTGGGTATCAGCATGTAAGATGTCTTAGAAGGCTTATACTGCAATGTGAGAACATTGTCCAGACAGGAGCCCATGCTCCTCCTCATCTGTCCCACAGTACAGAGTGCTCTCATCTTTGCGGAATCTTTGGTAATCAGAATGTCAACTGTTGTGccaatttttccttttcagcaaCTCCTTGCCCGCTCAGCACTACTGGCCCAGTCCCGCTGAGGGTCTGCAGCCAAACAGTAGAAACTGATGGGGCACAGTTGCTTTGGCCACGAGGATGTTCAGCATCCATCCGTGGCTGCAGCTTAAGTGTGAGTCGGCTGCCTGCTGTCAGGGACCCCCGTAAGTCAAATTCTTGCGGTGTGGGCTTTTGTCACTTACTGATCAAACTGGTTGTGGCTCATCTTGGTCTTTTCACCAAGCCATGAAGGACTGgcgtcctcctctcctcccctgagGGCGGGGCAGGCAGTCATCCTTACCTTTTGGGGGTGGTTGTTCActcactaggtcgtgtctgactctgagaccccatggactgcagcacgtcaggcttccctgtccttcactatctcctgaagtttgctcaaattcatgtccattgaatctgtgatgttacctaaccatctcattctctgtcgctctcttctccttttgccttcaatctttcccagtatcggggtcttttccagagagtcgactcttcgcatcagatggccaaagtattggagcttcagcaacagttcttccaatgaatattcagggttgatttcctttaagattgactggtttgatatccttcatgtccaaggcactctcaagtcttccagcacaattcaaaagcatcagttcttcccgGCTTAGCCTTCCTTATGGCTGTCAGCCTGGATCAGGAAAACGCAGTTCCCATCTCCAGGTGAAGAGGCCAAGCAGGGGGTTGAGGGTTGTGCTGTATAGCCAGCCCAGCAACTCTCCATTGCAACGCATGGAAGTACCGGGCTTAAGCGGCCGAGCTCCGTTCGTTTTCACCTACCAGCGAGTCTGGCTCCGCCTCTTCCGGGTTACGGAGAACGCCTAAACGCCACTTCCTGTCCAGCCCCTCAATCCTGAAGCGGTTTTCTGGGCCATTCCTACCTCTTTGTAGCTAGTTCTTGGGTTCGCTTCCCGTTTCCTTCGCGGCTCAGGTAATCTGGTGCATGGACCGCATGTGTGAGCAGAGGGCCGCGGAGGATGGGAGCGACGAGGAGGATCCCGACGCCACGGAAGCCCCAGCCCGGATCCGGGACACTCCGGAAGATATCGTCCTGGAGGCTCCGGCTAGTGGGCTGGCGTTCCATCCGGCTCGCGACCTTTTGGCAGCGGGGGACGTGGATGGGGACGTGTTTGTGTAAGTGCAGGGCAGAGATGGGGGCGTGAAGAGTGTGGTGGGTCTAGGGCTGCTCAGTCTGGAAGCTCCTCAGGAATGGAGCTGGGATAAGGAAAGAAAGTTACGGGGAGATTAAGTTTACAAGACTTAAATCATGTCCAGTTCGTTTAATAACGTTCGGCTTTAAGCAGGTTACCACACAAATCTCTTAAAAGAACTGAAAGAGTGGCTGAAATGCCCTGACGGAGCCCGGACAAGTAGCGGAACAACTAGGCCTTCAAGACACTTACTTCCCACCGAAATATGTATTGATTCTGAAACAGGACcagctgggccccctgctttcCCTTCTTGCCcattttaactgatttttttaaaaacacagatccGACCCCTTCACTTCCTTGATTAAAACCCTTCAATAGTTTACCTTTGTTTTTAGGATTCAGATTCCTTAATCTGGTTAAGGGCCTTGACCTTCTGGCCCTTGTTCagtttttttgctttctgtgctTATTCAttgttaccttttaaaaaatgcaccttgtggagaaggaaatggcaacccactccagtgttcttgcctggagaatcccagggacgttggaggctggtgggctgccgtctatgggatcacacagagtcggacacgactaaagtgacttagcagcagtagcagcagcattactgATTTCACTTGAATTTgcacattgttttacattttacaaaatgcATTCACCTTCTTTAGCTTATTTGACTTAACGTACTTGAATAAAGCtgcttcaaataaaaaaatatatatataaataaataaataaaaaatgcacCTTGAAGGCTCAGCTCCTTTGCACATTATCATTCTGTCTGGAATTTCCCTCTTGAACCTATTGTCCCAGAGTTCTCAGCATCTCCTCACTCTTCCAAGGTGGTGCAGACTAAATTAGATTATCAGTTAGATGCTGCCTTGGCACCAGATACCTTTTGCTCCTAAACTGCATAATGATGTGTAATTTGTGTAATAATTTGAATGCTTTCTCCTccactaaaaaaaatttaacttttttgacCTCGCCCCACAGTAAAAATACCTTTTATGTTTTGTGTGGTGCACTTTGAtattttctggtttattttatCCTATTGTAATCGTGGGCATACAGAAAATGCTGACTCACTAATGGGTCACGACTAGAGTTTGAAATACAGTGTTCTGGAGTGTATAATCTGTAGTCTGTTTAGTTCTCATTATGTCTGCTGCTTCTAGCCCAGGGTGAGTGCTCAACACATGTTTGctttttgaataaaaaatataagcTGGAAGCAGTGAAAAATCATTGAAGGCCCTAACCAGGAGAGTTGTTCTATCAGATTTACTTAATGGATTTAAATCCCAAACCCCTCATTAGCTAcagtgtccttgggcaagttaaattttttttttttaatctttgcaagTGGGAACAAGgggtaattccctggtggtccagtggttaggacttgctgctttcactgccagggtcccagtttccatccctgattggggaactaagatctcgcaagCTGAGTGGCACagccaggaaaaaacaaaataacagtaATACTTATTTTGTAGAGCGGTTTACTATTTCTGTCCATGTTTACAGTGTCAGGTACTTGGGAGTCACCTTTCTTCATACCCCTCATGTCTTCTGTTTATCTCCTCTTCCTACCCTCAGCCACTGCCTTCTGGAGGCCTTGAAGTTAACTCATGACCATTCCAGAGAGGTTCCTTTTGCCCAAAGAATTCAATTCAGACTTCTTTTTGGCCTGCATGATTGTTTTAAGCCCAGTTCAgctcatctttcaagatttaGCCATACCTCTCTTGCCACTTGAACTCTCCTCATCCCTTTTTTCTGCCTTGGGAAGGACATCAGCATCTATCTCCAGTATCTGCCCCTTGTTCTCTGCCAGGTGAACTACTTATTCTTCATGATCCAACTCAGGTGTCATCAACGTGGTTAGCTTTCTAAGACTCTCTTCCCTTCCAAGGCATTCATTCAGTTtgtgaatatttattaagcagcTTCTTCATGTTAGGCACTGGGACAGAACATTTATTGGACCCTTTTTGAAAATCTGCTGAGGCAGGCACTGTGGATAATCTCTGGACAGGTACTTGCCTCAAAGCTGAGCTTACAGGCTGGTACctctctgttctctctgccttttcatcctaCCACTATTTCAGCATGTGGTCACAATGTACTATAATTAATTGTGGCTTCTCTTAGCTCCCCTGGGCTTCAATGGTGGCTTAGACTGTGAAGAAtatgtctgcagtgcaggagacttgggtttgatccctgggtgagaaagatcctggagaagggaatgggtacccactccattattcttgcctggagaattccatggacagaggaacctggtgggctacactccatgggatcatGGGGTTgtaaacgactgagtgactaacactttcacacttagcTGCCATAGACCTGGAGTGCAAGTTCTCTGTCTTTATTAATCTTTAAATTTCCAACCTCTGGCCTGTTCTTCTGTTGTTAGTTTTGGACTTCCAGAGTGATTCATACCTAATCTTTCCCCAGGCTAGGGTTTCCAATGATGAAGAGGGATGGGGGTTGGATGAGGTCCCAAAACATACATTGAGTGAAAAAAAGATCTAACATTTGAAGCTCACTGAAAATGGGAGAATGGGATGGTATGCTCCTTGGGCTTGGAGGTGTACAATTAGTAACTCCTAGGTAGATTGAAAGTTGGCTAGTTGGTCCTACACTGCCAGGTGAGGTCTGGGGTCATTCATTGTTCTTCTGTTCTCCCCAGCTTTTCCTACTCCTGCCAAGAGGGAGAAACCAAGGAGCTCTGGTCCTCAGGTCACCACCTCAAGTCCTGTCGAGCCGTTGTCTTCTCTGAAGATGGGCAGAGTGAGTATTAGGGAAGACCGCCAGCAATGTGGTGGTGGGAAGGGAGCAGTGAACAGTACCATGACCTGGGCATTTCCCCCACCAGAACTTGTTACTGTCTCCAAGGACAAAGCCATCCATTTTCTAGATGTGGAGCTGGGCCGACTGGAAAGACGCATTTCCAAGGCTCATGGGTAAGGGGAAGCCTATTGTGTTTTGAGATAAAGGGTAAGAATTGATCAGTACATCCCTACTGGGACAGAAGTGCTCCAGGAAATTCTGTATCTATGTCTCTAGTGCCCCCATCAACAGTCTGCTGCTGGTGGATGAGAATGTTCTGGCCACTGGGGATGATACAGGTGGCATCCGCCTCTGGGACCAAAGGAAGGAGGGCCCCTTAATGGATATGCGGCAGCATGAGGAGTACATTGCTGACATGGCTCTGGATCCCGCCAAGAAACTGCTGCTGACAGCCAGGTACAGCCCCAAAGCTGTGTCCCACCCTTCTCCTGTATTACACGCCTCCCTCAGTGAGTGCCTCCAGCCAGTCCTGCTGCTGTGCTCTCTCTACAGCGGAGATGGCTGCCTCGGTGTCTTCAACATCAAGCGACGCCGGTTTGAGTTGCTCTCTGAGCCCCAATCTGGAGACCTCACCTCTGTTACACTTATGAAAGTACAACTGGGTTGGGTGGGATGAAGGTGTGAGGGACTTGATCTGATGTGGCTCCACAAACCTGTTTTGCCCTGTTTCCCTGCAGTATGGGAGGAAGGTGGCATGTGGCTCCAGTGAAGGTACCATCTACCTCTTCAACTGGGATGGCTTTGGGGCCACAAGTGACCGCTTTGCCTTGAGAGCTGAGTCCATTGACTGCATGGTTCCAGTGACAGAGAGTCTGCTGTGTGCTGGCTCTACTGATGGAGTCATCAGGTGAGAGAAACCAGATGGCCTTCAAGTCATAGGAAGGGCAGACCTAACCAACCCATACCCAACACTTTTCTTTCTGCCTAGGGCTGTCAACATCCTGCCGAACCGAGTGGTAGGCAGTGTGGGCCGGCATGCTGAGGAGCCTGTAGAGAACCTAGCTCTCTCCCACTGCGGCTGTTTCCTGGCCAGCAGTGGCCATGACCAGCGACTCAAGTTTTGGGACATGGCCCAGCTGCGGGCTCTGGTGGTGGATGACTACCGCCGACGCAAGAAAAAGGGAGGACCACTGCGGGCACTGAGCAGCAAGGCCTGGAGCACTGATGACTTCTTTGCAGGActgagggaagagggagaggatgCCAAAACTCTGGAGGAGGAGAAAAGTGAGGATGACAGTGACTGAAGGGATGAGCTGAACCTCAGGATGGGTTCTCAGTGGACAAAAGTCTTGTTTTCTGAGTTGGATCCCTAGAGAGGCTGGGAACTGAAATTATCCTGTTGTGCAGCACAAGAAGATGCTCAGGATCAGCACACTGCTGTGAGAAGTACTGGCTTTGTAGCAGCTGCTCACTCCACCAGTGTAAGACAAAGCCCACAGTTGGGGCAAGACAGCACAGACACAGGTATACACCAACCAGGGGTTTAATATAAATACAACCAGCATAGAAGAATTCAAAACTACACATACACCAAAACCATAACCAAGTGGTGGGGGCAAAGGCAGATGTTTGACTCTTTGGTTCCACCAGCCCTCAAATAAAAACTTCAACAAAGAAGACAAAACAGGGAAATAAGAAACAAAGATTCATACTAAActgtgggaggaggagagagggtatgtgtgtgtgtgtgtgtatgtgtgtgtgacacaGAACACCTTGGGGTCCAATGAAACCCCAGAATGGGAGAAGGGAAGTTCCCTCACCACAACTTTGGCCAAACCTGAGCTGCCCCCAGGTGTTCTGGGGCCCTGCCCCAGCTGGGAGGCTGTGTCAAGTCTAGGGCAGGGCCTATGCTCCTCCCCTTCTTGGAGTCAGATAGTGGCTGCCCAGGCCTGCTGGGCTGGGTGCAGACAAAGGCTCCCTGTGGAGAGGATAAGGTCACTGTTGAACCATGGTACCTCCTGCCTCAGCCCCAGTAGACCAAAGGAGGCTGGCCCTAGACTCACTCATTGCTTCCAGCAGCCGTGCAGATACTGCATCCTTAGCCACCTCATGCCCATCCTGCCCATCTGGGGTCAGCACAACCCAGATGAGGCCACTGAAGGGCACCGGATGCCCAGGGATCACTACCTGGTACCAGAAGCGGTGCCAGCCAGCAGGGCTTGTGCCCAAACACTTAGTGAGGAACACTGGGCTGCCCAGCTTCATCCGTTGGCACAGCAGCTGCAAGGCAACCTGAGACCCTTGGAACTCGAGCCCCTGGTCCCTGGCCAGGGCTAATCGGCTGCCCTCAGGCTGTAGGCACTGTAGCGAGGTACCCATGAGCTGCTGGCGGAGTCGCTGCTTCAGGTCTGGCTTAAGCCACTCCACAGCCACCTGTTCTCCACAGAGGTGGGACTGCCCTGCAGGAAAAAGACAAACAGGGTAGGTCTAAGCCCCGGGCCTAAACTCCCAGACTCAGTCCTTCGGAGTCACATCTTTTTAATctgttagttggtcagtcatgtccaactctttgtgacctcatggcgtgtagcccaccaggctcctctgtccacagaattctccaggcaaagatactggagtgggttgccatttccttctccagggaatcttcccgacccaggaatagaacctgggtctcctgcacttcaggcagattctttactgtctgagccaccagcgaagcccctgGAGTCACATAAGCCTATTTAATTTCTAACCTTCCCATTTCCTGGTGGTGTTACCCAAGTGTTCATGTGTGTATGCTTggttgtgtctggttctttgcaaccccactgactgtagtccagcaggctcctctgtccaagggatttcccaggcaatactggagtggtggtcatttcctcctccaggggatcttgctgaaccagggatcaaactcctgtctcttgtgtctcccacactggcagttggattcttataccactgagccaccagggaagcctgtgaccCCAGGCAACTTAAATAACTTCTCCAGGCTTCACTGTGTTTATTTACAAAGGGACCTAATAACTGCTACCTTCTAAGTTCCCTTGGGGTACTGGTTGATGGCAGGCTTTGCCTACCTCATAACCATCATAATAGCTAAACTTTACCATGAATACTTGCCAAGAACTTGCCAAGAACAAAAGAATGTGCTAAAAGCTGTTTAATTATTCTCAGTCTCAGGAAGCAGGTTCTACAATGTGTAAAAGGTAAGCTCAGTTGATTGCCTGTGGCAAGTCAATTTTTCTTAAACCAGTCTCCAATCTCAAGA encodes:
- the WDR55 gene encoding WD repeat-containing protein 55, which gives rise to MDRMCEQRAAEDGSDEEDPDATEAPARIRDTPEDIVLEAPASGLAFHPARDLLAAGDVDGDVFVFSYSCQEGETKELWSSGHHLKSCRAVVFSEDGQKLVTVSKDKAIHFLDVELGRLERRISKAHGAPINSLLLVDENVLATGDDTGGIRLWDQRKEGPLMDMRQHEEYIADMALDPAKKLLLTASGDGCLGVFNIKRRRFELLSEPQSGDLTSVTLMKYGRKVACGSSEGTIYLFNWDGFGATSDRFALRAESIDCMVPVTESLLCAGSTDGVIRAVNILPNRVVGSVGRHAEEPVENLALSHCGCFLASSGHDQRLKFWDMAQLRALVVDDYRRRKKKGGPLRALSSKAWSTDDFFAGLREEGEDAKTLEEEKSEDDSD